A window from Theobroma cacao cultivar B97-61/B2 chromosome 3, Criollo_cocoa_genome_V2, whole genome shotgun sequence encodes these proteins:
- the LOC18604309 gene encoding mitogen-activated protein kinase 9 isoform X1 produces MGGSGTLVDGVRRWFQRRHLITSSHNNTNNNPNNQDNVVKLNQHDRSASSLTQKQQHHQEGGGDLVVHDFDFSSLKLIKVPKRNYFLISSMESQKKGALEMEFFTEYGEASRYQIQEVIGKGSYGVVGSAIDTHTGEKVAIKKINDVFEHVSDATRILREIKLLRLLRHPDIVEIKHIMLPPSRREFRDIYVVFELMESDLHQVIKANDDLTPEHYQFFLYQLLRGLKYIHTANVFHRDLKPKNILANADCKLKICDFGLARVSFNDAPSAIFWTDYVATRWYRAPELCGSFFSKYTPAIDIWSIGCIFAEMLTGKPLFPGKNVVHQLDLMTDTLGTPPAESISRIRNEKARRYLSSMRKKLPVPFSQKFPNVDPLALRLLERLLAFDPKDRPTAEEALADPYFHGLANVDREPSTQPISKLEFEFERRKLTKDDVRELIYREILEYHPQMLQEYLRGGDQTSFMYPSGVDRFKRQFAHLEEHYGKGERSTPLQRQHASLPRERVPAPKDENVVQNNDFERRTAASVATSLNSPPSSLDGSENTNAEGQNGPSKPNYSTRSLLKSASISASKCVVVKEKTDSEEEPIAEVNDEIVDALSKKVAALNA; encoded by the exons ATGGGGGGAAGTGGCACTCTCGTGGACGGTGTTCGTCGCTGGTTTCAACGTCGCCATTTGATTACTTCTTCTCATAATAATACGAATAATAATCCGAATAATCAAGATAATGTTGTCAAACTGAATCAGCATGATCGTTCAGCTTCTTCTCTGACTCAAAAACAACAACACCACCAAGAAGGAGGAGGGGACCTCGTTGTTCACGATTTCGATTTTTCTTCCTTGAAGCTCATCAAAGTTCCCAAGCGTAATTACttcctcatttcttccatgGAATCTCAGAAAAAG GGTGCACTTGAAATGGAATTTTTCACTGAGTATGGGGAGGCAAGCCGGTATCAAATTCAGGAGGTCATTGGGAAAGGAAGTTATGGGGTTGTTGGTTCTGCAATTGACACCCACACTGGTGAAAAGGTTGCAATAAAAAAGATCAATGATGTCTTTGAGCATGTCTCTGATGCGACACGGATTTTGAGAGAAATCAAGCTGCTGCGGTTGCTTCGGCATCCAGATATTGTAGAAATAAAGCATATTATGCTTCCTCCATCACGACGAGAATTCAGAGATATTTATGTCGTTTTTGAACTGATGGAATCTGATCTTCACCAAGTAATTAAGGCCAATGATGACTTAACTCCTGAGCATTATCAGTTTTTTCTATACCAGCTTCTTCGTGGTCTGAAGTATATACACACAG CAAATGTATTCCATCGAGATTTAAAACCAAAGAACATTCTTGCTAATGCTGATTGTAAACTGAAGATATGCGATTTTGGGCTTGCACGAGTATCATTTAATGATGCCCCATCAGCAATTTTTTGGACT GACTATGTAGCCACTCGTTGGTACCGTGCTCCTGAACTCTGTGGATCTTTTTTCTCCAAA TACACCCCTGCTATTGATATATGGAGCATAGGATGCATATTTGCTGAGATGCTTACGGGAAAACCACTGTTTCCTGGAAAAAATGTGGTGCACCAATTGGATCTCATGACTGATACACTTGGCACTCCTCCTGCTGAATCCATTTCCAGG ATTCGAAATGAAAAGGCAAGGAGGTACCTTAGTAGCATGCGTAAAAAGCTACCAGTTCCTTTCTCGCAAAAGTTCCCTAATGTGGATCCCCTGGCTCTTCGCCTACTTGAGCGCTTACTGGCATTTGATCCGAAAGATCGTCCCACAGCTGAAGAA GCATTAGCTGATCCATATTTTCATGGTTTGGCAAATGTGGATCGTGAACCATCCACTCAACCTATTTCAAAACTagaatttgagtttgagagaaGGAAATTGACAAAAGATGATGTTAGAGAGCTGATTTATCGAGAG ATATTAGAGTATCATCCGCAGATGCTGCAGGAGTATCTCCGAGGTGGGGATCAGACTAGCTTCATGTACCCAAG TGGTGTTGATCGATTTAAGCGGCAATTTGCACATCTGGAGGAACATTATGGTAAAGGGGAAAGAAGTACTCCACTTCAAAGGCAACATGCTTCTTTGCCTAG AGAGCGAGTTCCTGCTCCCAAGGATGAGAATGTTGTtcaaaataatgattttgagaGGCGAACTGCAGCCTCTGTTGCGACATCTCTCAACAGTCCTCCAAGCTCTTTGGATGGTTCAGAAAACACAAATGCAGAAGGGCAAAATGGCCCTAGCAAACCAAACTATAGTACTCGTAGCCTATTGAAGAGTGCTAGCATTAGTGCCTCAAAGTGTGTTGTTGTGAAGGAAAAGACAGATTCAGAG GAGGAACCAATTGCTGAAGTGAACGATGAGATAGTCGATGCCTTGTCTAAGAAGGTTGCAGCTCTTAACGCTTGA
- the LOC18604309 gene encoding mitogen-activated protein kinase 9 isoform X2, translating into MEFFTEYGEASRYQIQEVIGKGSYGVVGSAIDTHTGEKVAIKKINDVFEHVSDATRILREIKLLRLLRHPDIVEIKHIMLPPSRREFRDIYVVFELMESDLHQVIKANDDLTPEHYQFFLYQLLRGLKYIHTANVFHRDLKPKNILANADCKLKICDFGLARVSFNDAPSAIFWTDYVATRWYRAPELCGSFFSKYTPAIDIWSIGCIFAEMLTGKPLFPGKNVVHQLDLMTDTLGTPPAESISRIRNEKARRYLSSMRKKLPVPFSQKFPNVDPLALRLLERLLAFDPKDRPTAEEALADPYFHGLANVDREPSTQPISKLEFEFERRKLTKDDVRELIYREILEYHPQMLQEYLRGGDQTSFMYPSGVDRFKRQFAHLEEHYGKGERSTPLQRQHASLPRERVPAPKDENVVQNNDFERRTAASVATSLNSPPSSLDGSENTNAEGQNGPSKPNYSTRSLLKSASISASKCVVVKEKTDSEEEPIAEVNDEIVDALSKKVAALNA; encoded by the exons ATGGAATTTTTCACTGAGTATGGGGAGGCAAGCCGGTATCAAATTCAGGAGGTCATTGGGAAAGGAAGTTATGGGGTTGTTGGTTCTGCAATTGACACCCACACTGGTGAAAAGGTTGCAATAAAAAAGATCAATGATGTCTTTGAGCATGTCTCTGATGCGACACGGATTTTGAGAGAAATCAAGCTGCTGCGGTTGCTTCGGCATCCAGATATTGTAGAAATAAAGCATATTATGCTTCCTCCATCACGACGAGAATTCAGAGATATTTATGTCGTTTTTGAACTGATGGAATCTGATCTTCACCAAGTAATTAAGGCCAATGATGACTTAACTCCTGAGCATTATCAGTTTTTTCTATACCAGCTTCTTCGTGGTCTGAAGTATATACACACAG CAAATGTATTCCATCGAGATTTAAAACCAAAGAACATTCTTGCTAATGCTGATTGTAAACTGAAGATATGCGATTTTGGGCTTGCACGAGTATCATTTAATGATGCCCCATCAGCAATTTTTTGGACT GACTATGTAGCCACTCGTTGGTACCGTGCTCCTGAACTCTGTGGATCTTTTTTCTCCAAA TACACCCCTGCTATTGATATATGGAGCATAGGATGCATATTTGCTGAGATGCTTACGGGAAAACCACTGTTTCCTGGAAAAAATGTGGTGCACCAATTGGATCTCATGACTGATACACTTGGCACTCCTCCTGCTGAATCCATTTCCAGG ATTCGAAATGAAAAGGCAAGGAGGTACCTTAGTAGCATGCGTAAAAAGCTACCAGTTCCTTTCTCGCAAAAGTTCCCTAATGTGGATCCCCTGGCTCTTCGCCTACTTGAGCGCTTACTGGCATTTGATCCGAAAGATCGTCCCACAGCTGAAGAA GCATTAGCTGATCCATATTTTCATGGTTTGGCAAATGTGGATCGTGAACCATCCACTCAACCTATTTCAAAACTagaatttgagtttgagagaaGGAAATTGACAAAAGATGATGTTAGAGAGCTGATTTATCGAGAG ATATTAGAGTATCATCCGCAGATGCTGCAGGAGTATCTCCGAGGTGGGGATCAGACTAGCTTCATGTACCCAAG TGGTGTTGATCGATTTAAGCGGCAATTTGCACATCTGGAGGAACATTATGGTAAAGGGGAAAGAAGTACTCCACTTCAAAGGCAACATGCTTCTTTGCCTAG AGAGCGAGTTCCTGCTCCCAAGGATGAGAATGTTGTtcaaaataatgattttgagaGGCGAACTGCAGCCTCTGTTGCGACATCTCTCAACAGTCCTCCAAGCTCTTTGGATGGTTCAGAAAACACAAATGCAGAAGGGCAAAATGGCCCTAGCAAACCAAACTATAGTACTCGTAGCCTATTGAAGAGTGCTAGCATTAGTGCCTCAAAGTGTGTTGTTGTGAAGGAAAAGACAGATTCAGAG GAGGAACCAATTGCTGAAGTGAACGATGAGATAGTCGATGCCTTGTCTAAGAAGGTTGCAGCTCTTAACGCTTGA
- the LOC18604308 gene encoding pentatricopeptide repeat-containing protein At4g02750: protein MLKAMRGSHRCRQLHSISKLQPKPNHYPSKKALAQKKHNYNKPQPVVDSDIKQWNLAISTHMRNAQLDSAFRVFNSMPRRSSVSYNAMISGYLMNDKFELARNLFDEMPERDLVSWNVMISGCVRNNNLAAAKELFEQMPERDVVSWNAMLSGYAQNGCVDKARKIFDRMPTKNSISWNALLATYVQNGRMEEACRLFESKADWDLVSWNCLMGGFVKTKRFIDARRIFDRIPFRDKISWNTIITGYAQNGEIEEARRLFHESPVRDVFTWTAMVSGYVQNGMVDKAREFFEEMPEKNAVSWNAMIAGYVQCKRMDMARKLFDKMPCQNVTSWNTIITGYAQSGEIAHARELFDRMPRRDPVSWAAMIAGYAQSGYDEEALCLFVEMKRDGERLNRSSFACALSTCAHIAALEMGKQLHGRLVKAGYESGSFVGNALLLMYCKCGGIEEACSAFEEIMEKDVVSWNTMIAGYARHGFGKEALKVFESMKAAGVKPDDTTMVGVLSACSHAGLVDRGREYFYFMNQDYAIKANSRHYTCMVDLLGRAGRLDEALKFIRNMPFEPDAATWGALLGASRIHGNTKLAEMAAQLIFEMEPENAGMYVLLSNLYAASGRWADVSRMRLQMRDTGVKKVPGCSWLEVQSKIHTFSVGDSCHPDRDKIYAYLEELDLKMKQEGYVSSTNLILHDVDNEEKEHMLKYHSEKLAVAFGILSIPAGRPIRVIKNLRVCEDCHNAIKYISKIVGRLIILRDSNRFHHFREGSCSCGDYW, encoded by the exons ATGCTGAAAGCAATGCGCGGGAGTCACCGTTGCAGACAGTTACATTCCATCAGCAAACTCCAACCAAAGCCAAACCACTATCCATCAAAGAAAGCATTAGCTCAGAAGAAACACAACTACAACAAACCCCAACCAGTTGTTGACTCCGACATAAAGCAATGGAACCTAGCAATATCTACCCACATGCGCAATGCCCAGCTGGACTCAGCTTTCCGTGTCTTTAACTCAATGCCACGTCGAAGCTCTGTTTCTTACAATGCCATGATATCTGGGTACCTGATGAATGATAAGTTTGAGCTTGCAAGAAACTTGTTTGATGAAATGCCTGAGAGAGACTTGGTTTCTTGGAATGTAATGATTAGTGGGTGTGTAAGGAACAATAACCTTGCTGCTGCGAAGGAGTTGTTTGAACAAATGCCTGAAAGGGATGTTGTTTCATGGAACGCTATGTTGTCTGGATATGCGCAGAATGGTTGTGTTGACAAGGCGAGAAAGATTTTTGATAGAATGCCTACTAAGAATTCAATTTCGTGGAATGCTTTGCTTGCGACTTATGTGCAGAATGGGAGGATGGAAGAGGCTTGTAGGCTTTTTGAATCGAAGGCAGATTGGGATTTGGTTTCTTGGAATTGTTTGATGGGTGGGTTTGTGAAGACAAAGAGGTTCATTGATGCTAGAAGGATTTTTGATAGAATCCCTTTCCGAGATAAAATCTCTTGGAATACTATTATTACAGGTTATGCACAGAATGGTGAGATTGAAGAAGCTAGGAGATTGTTCCATGAGTCCCCGGTTCGAGATGTATTTACGTGGACAGCAATGGTGTCAGGTTACGTGCAGAATGGAATGGTTGACAAGGCAAGGGaattttttgaagaaatgCCAGAAAAGAATGCTGTTTCATGGAATGCAATGATTGCAGGGTATGTGCAATGTAAGAGAATGGACATGGCTAGGAAATTGTTTGACAAAATGCCTTGCCAAAATGTCACTTCTTGGAATACAATTATCACAGGGTATGCTCAGAGTGGTGAGATAGCTCATGCTAGGGAATTGTTTGATCGGATGCCTAGGCGTGATCCTGTGTCTTGGGCAGCCATGATTGCAGGTTATGCTCAAAGTGGTTATGATGAGGAGGCTTTATGCCTTTTTGTAGAGATGAAAAGAGATGGAGAAAGGTTGAATAGGTCCTCATTTGCATGTGCCTTGAGCACATGTGCCCATATTGCTGCTTTAGAAATGGGGAAACAGTTGCATGGGCGGCTGGTTAAGGCAGGATATGAAAGTGGGTCCTTTGTGGGAAATGCACTTCTTTTAATGTACTGTAAGTGTGGAGGCATAGAAGAAGCTTGCAGTGCATTTGAAGAAATAATGGAGAAGGACGTTGTCTCATGGAATACAATGATTGCCGGTTATGCAAGACATGGATTTGGCAAAGAGGCTCTAAAGGTTTTTGAGTCAATGAAGGCAGCTGGTGTCAAACCAGATGATACCACTATG GTTGGAGTATTGTCTGCTTGTAGTCATGCTGGCTTAGTGGATAGGGGCAGGGAATATTTCTACTTTATGAACCAGGATTATGCCATAAAAGCAAATTCACGACATTATACTTGCATGGTTGATCTTCTCGGTCGAGCTGGCCGATTGGATGAGGCCCTGAAGTTCATCAGAAACATGCCTTTCGAACCAGATGCAGCAACATGGGGTGCTTTACTTGGTGCAAGCAGAATTCATGGCAATACCAAACTAGCTGAAATGGCTGCTCAGTTGATTTTTGAAATGGAACCTGAAAATGCAGGAATGTATGTTCTTCTCTCAAATTTATATGCAGCTTCTGGTAGATGGGCCGATGTTAGTAGGATGAGATTGCAAATGAGGGATACTGGTGTGAAGAAAGTACCTGGGTGTAGTTGGCTTGAGGTACAGAGCAAGATCCATACGTTTTCAGTTGGAGACTCATGCCACCCAGATAGGGATAAAATCTATGCCTACTTGGAAGAATTGGATTTAAAAATGAAGCAGGAGGGCTATGTTTCCTcaacaaatttgattttgcATGATGTAGATAACGAAGAGAAGGAGCACATGCTCAAGTATCACAGTGAAAAATTAGCTGTGGCATTTGGTATTCTCTCTATACCTGCTGGAAGACCAATACGAGTGATAAAAAACTTACGTGTTTGTGAAGACTGCCACAATGCCATCAAATACATATCAAAGATTGTGGGTAGGTTGATTATCTTAAGGGATTCTAACCGCTTTCACCATTTTAGGGAGGGTTCATGTTCTTGCGGGGATTATTGGTGA